A region of Anolis sagrei isolate rAnoSag1 chromosome 2, rAnoSag1.mat, whole genome shotgun sequence DNA encodes the following proteins:
- the TMEM174 gene encoding transmembrane protein 174, with protein MEQSSNTVEDFSVSVFSITPCQPNSSEIPVSDEAKAGTTFLFSGFFLGAVGVTFTVMGWVKHEGVLRFAWTQLLGPVLLVVGVSFFLIAVVRFKVFMCKSWNQSEERGPETNQMASGQSFVFTGISRPITFRGARVVRYIPSYETEGGVSMNSTNFRQLVSHSAPIIPVPCPHYYNVNPPDNTVFSVDENRSAFFTVDSRSERSISSCEEPQPTLDDDPCSDYSPPPYDKVFPPSS; from the exons ATGGAACAGagcagcaacactgtagaagatTTCTCTGTCAGTGTGTTTTCCATCACTCCTTGCCAGCCAAACAGCTCTGAAATCCCAGTGTCTGATGAGGCCAAAGCTGGCACCACTTTCCTTTTCTCTGGCTTCTTTTTGGGGGCCGTCGGAGTTACGTTTACAGTGATGGGATGGGTGAAACATGAAGGTGTCCTCCGCTTTGCTTGGACACAATTGCTTGGGCCTGTTCTGCTTGTGGTAGGGGTCTCTTTTTTCCTGATTGCTGTGGTCCGATTCAAAGTGTTCATGTGCAAGTCTTGGAATCAAAGTGAAGAAAGAGGGCCTGAGACCAACCAGATGGCAAGTGGACAGTCCTTTGTTTTTACTGGAATTAGCCGGCCGATAACTTTCCGTGGAGCTCGAGTAGTACGGTACATTCCTTCCTATGAAACTGAAGGAGGTGTCAGCATGAATTCTACTAATTTCCGCCAACTAGTCAGTCATTCTGCACCAATAATTCCTGTTCCCTGCCCTCATTATTACAATGTCAACCCCCCGGATAACACTGTTTTTTCTGTAGATGAGAATCGTTCTGCTTTTTTTACGGTGGACTCCAGGAGTGAAAG GTCAATAAGTAGTTGTGAAGAACCTCAACCGACACTTGATGATGATCCTTGCAGCGACTACTCACCTCCACCTTATGATAAAGTGTTCCCACCATCATCATGA